From a region of the Rhinopithecus roxellana isolate Shanxi Qingling chromosome 8, ASM756505v1, whole genome shotgun sequence genome:
- the MTX1 gene encoding LOW QUALITY PROTEIN: metaxin-1 (The sequence of the model RefSeq protein was modified relative to this genomic sequence to represent the inferred CDS: deleted 2 bases in 1 codon) — protein MLLGGPPRSPRSGTSPKGPRSSTGHVQFGKSPQTWPRRTRPRSPEPAAPSGARGFTQPRRRDSLRRAGPTALSRALSRYVGHLWMGRRPPSPEARGPVPRSSAASRTRRSLASPGTSPGPLTATTGGAVVGGGSVQGRAGAHKEVFPGQRAGKMAAPMELFCWSGGWGLPSVDLDSLAVLTYARFTGAPLKVHKISNPWRSPSGTLPALRTSNGEVISVPHKIITHLRKEKYNADYDLSARQGADTLAFMSLLEEKLLPVLVHTFWIDTKNYVEVTRKWYAEAMPFPLNFFLPGRMQRQYMERLELLSGEHMPEDEEELEKELYREARECLTLLSQRLGSQKFFFGDAPASLDAFVFSYLALLLQAKLPSGKLQAHLRGLHNLCAYCTHILSLYFPWDGAEVPPPRQTPVGPETEEEPYRRRNQILSVLAGLAAMVGYALLSGIVSIQRATPARAPGTRALGMAEEDEEE, from the exons ATGCTGCTCGGGGGACCCCCCCGCAGTCCCCGCTCGGGGACGAGCCCCAAGGGGCCTCGGAGCAGTACAGGCCACGTGCAGTTTGGCAAGAGCCCTCAGACCTGGCCCAGGCGCACAAGACCCCGCTCTCCTGAGCCTGCTGCGCCTTCAGGGGCTCGGGGCTTCACTCAGCCGAGGCGCCGTGACTCGCTGAGGCGCGCCGGGCCGACAGCGCTGTCCCGC GCGCTGTCCCGCTACGTGGGCCACCTCTGGATGGGCCGGCGGCCGCCCTCCCCGGAGGCCCGCGGCCCAGTCCCCCGCAGTTCAGCTGCCAGTCGGACCAGAAGAAGCCTCGCCTCCCCGGGGACCTCCCCCGGCCCCCTGACCGCAACTACCGGAGGGGCGGTGGTAGGGGGCGGGTCcgtgcagggcagggcaggagcaCACAAGGAAGTGTTTCCGGGACAGAGGGCGGGCAAGATGGCGGCGCCCATGGAGCTGTTCTGCTGGTcagggggctgggggctgccctCAGTGGACCTGGACAGCCTTGCAGTGCTG ACCTATGCCAGATTTACTGGTGCTCCACTGAAGGTACACAAGATCAGCAACCCCTGGCGGAGCCCTTCAG GAACTCTGCCTGCCCTTCGGACCAGTAATGGAGAGGTCATCTCTGTTCCACACAAGATCATCACCCACCTTCGAAAAGAG AAGTACAATGCTGATTATGATCTGTCAGCTCGGCAAGGGGCAGACACCCTGGCCTTCATGTCTCTCCTGGAGGAGAAGTTGCTCCCGGTGCTG GTACATACTTTCTGGATAGACACCAAGAACTATGTGGAAGTGACCCGGAAGTGGTATGCAGAGGCTATGCCCTTTCCCCTCAACTTCTTCCTGCCTGGCCGTATGCAGCGGCAGTACATGGAACGGCTAGAGCTGCTGAGTGGGGAGCACATGCCTGAGGATGAGGAAGAGCTGGAGAAGGAG CTGTACCGAGAGGCTCGGGAGTGTCTGACCCTGCTCTCTCAGCGCCTGGGCTCTCAAAAGTTCTTCTTTGGAGATGC CCCTGCCTCCTTGGACGCCTTCGTCTTTAGCTACTTGGCCCTGCTGCTGCAGGCAAAGCTGCCCAGTGGGAAGCTGCAGGCCCACCTGCGGGGGCTGCACAACCTCTGTGCCTATTGTACCCACATCCTCAGTCTCTACTTCCCCTGGGATGGAG CTGAGGTACCACCACCACGCCAGACACCAGTAGGCCCAGAGACTGAGGAGGAGCCATACCGGCGCCGGAACCAGATCTTATCTGTGCTGGCAGGACTGGCAGCCATGGTGGGCTACGCCTTGCTCAGCGGCATTGTCTCTATCCAGCGGGCAACGCCTGCTCGGGCCCCAGGCACCCGGGCCCTGGGCATGgctgaggaggatgaagaggaaTGA
- the THBS3 gene encoding thrombospondin-3 isoform X2 has product METQELRGALALLLLCSFASASQDLQVIDLLTVGESRQMVAVAEKIRTALLTAGDIYLLSTFRLPPKQGGVLFGLYSRQDNTRWLEASVVGKINKVTNALHSILGEQTKALVTQLTLFNQILVELRDDIRDQVKEMSLIRNTIMECQVCGFHEQRSHCSPNPCFRGVDCMEVYEYPGYRCGPCPPGLQGNGTHCSDINECAHADPCFPGSSCINTMPGFHCEACPRGYKGTQVSGVGIDYARASKQVCNDIDECNDGNNGGCDPNSICTNTVGSFKCGPCRLGFLGNQSQGCLPARTCHSPAHSPCHIHAHCLFERNGAVSCQCNVGWAGNGNVCGTDTDIDGYPDQALPCMDNNKHCKQDNCLLTPNSGQEDADNDGVGDQCDDDADGDGIKNVEDNCRLFPNKDQQNSDTDSFGDACDNCPNVPNNDQKDTDGNGEGDACDNDVDGDGIPNGLDNCPKVPNPLQTDRDEDGVGDACDSCPEMSNPTQTDADSDLVGDVCDTNEDSDGDGHQDTKDNCPQLPNSSQLDSDNDGLGDECDGDDDNDGIPDYVPPGPDNCRLVPNPNQKDSDGNGVGDVCEDDFDNDAVVDPLDVCPESAEVTLTDFRAYQTVVLDPEGDAQIDPNWVVLNQGMEIVQTMNSDPGLAVGYTAFNGVDFEGTFHVNTVTDDDYAGFLFSYQDSGRFYVVMWKQTEQTYWQATPFRAVAQPGLQLKAVTSVSGPGEHLRNALWHTGHTPDQVRLLWTDPRNVGWRDKTSYRWQLLHRPQVGYIRVKLYEGPQLVADSGVIIDTSMRGGRLGVFCFSQENIIWSNLQYRCNDTVPEDFEPFRRQLLQGRV; this is encoded by the exons ATGGAGACGCAGGAACTTCGGGGGGCCCTGGCTCTTCTCCTCCTTTGCTCTTTCGCATCTGCCAGTCAGGACCTGCAGG TAATTGACCTGCTGACTGTGGGCGAGTCTCGGCAGATGGTAGCTGTGGCAGAGAAGATCCGGACAGCCCTGCTCACTGCTGGGGACATCTACCTCTTGTCCACCTTCCGCCTGCCCCCCAAGCAGGGTGGTGTCCTCTTTGGCCTCTATTCTCGCCAAGACAACACGCGATGGCTGGAGGCCTCTGTTGTAGGCAAGATCAACAAAG TGACCAatgcactgcactccattctAG GGGAGCAGACCAAGGCGCTGGTCACCCAACTCACCCTCTTCAACCAGATCCTGGTGGAGCTGCGGGATGATATACGAGACCAG GTGAAGGAAATGTCCCTGATCCGAAACACCATTATGGAGTGTCAGGTGTGCG GCTTCCATGAGCAGCGTTCCCACTGCAGCCCCAATCCCTGCTTCCGAGGCGTGGACTGCATGGAAGTGTACGAGTACCCAGGCTACCGCTGTGGGCCCTGCCCCCCCGGCCTGCAGGGCAACGGCACCCACTGCAGTGACATAAATGAG TGTGCTCACGCTGACCCCTGTTTCCCGGGCTCCAGCTGCAtcaacaccatgcccggcttccaCTGTGAGGCCTGTCCTCGAGGGTACAAGGGCACACAGGTGTCTGGTGTGGGCATTGACTATGCCCGGGCCAGCAAACAG GTCTGCAATGACATCGACGAATGCAACGATGGCAACAATGGTGGCTGTGACCCAAACTCCATCTGCACCAACACTGTG GGCTCTTTCAAGTGTGGTCCCTGCCGCCTGGGTTTCCTGGGCAACCAGAGCCAGGGCTGCCTCCCAGCCCGGACCTGCCACAGCCCAGCCCATAGTCCCTGCCACATCCATGCTCACTGTCTCTTTGAACGCAATGGTGCAGTGTCCTGCCAG TGTAACGTGGGCTGGGCTGGGAATGGGAACGTATGTGGGACTGACACAGACATCGATGGCTATCCAGACCAAGCACTGCCCTGCATGGACAACAACAAACACTGCAAACAG GACAACTGCCTTTTGACACCCAACTCTGGGCAGGAAGATGCTGATAATGATGGTGTGGGGGACCAGTGTGATGACGATGCTGATGGGGATGGGATCAAGAATGTTGAG GACAACTGCCGGCTGTTCCCCAACAAAGACCAACAGAACTCAGATACAGATTCATTTGGTGATGCCTGTGACAATTGCCCCAACGTTCCCAACAATGACCAGAAGGACACAGATGGCAATGGGGAAGGAGATGCCTGTGACAACGACGTGGATGGGGATG GCATCCCCAATGGATTGGACAATTGCCCTAAAGTCCCCAACCCACTACAGACAGACAGGGATGAGGACGGGGTGGGAGATGCTTGCGACAGCTGTCCTGAAATGAGCAATCCTACCCAG ACAGATGCAGACAGCGACTTGGTGGGGGATGTCTGTGATACCAATGAAGATAG TGATGGGGATGGGCATCAGGACACCAAGGACAACTGCCCACAGCTGCCAAATAGCTCCCAGCTGGACTCAGACAACGATGGACTTGGAGATGAGTGTGATGgggatgatgacaatgatggcaTCCCAGATTACGTGCCTCCTGGTCCTGATAACTGCCGCCTGGTACCCAATCCCAATCAGAAGGACTCAGATG GCAATGGCGTTGGTGATGTGTGCGAGGATGACTTTGACAATGATGCTGTGGTCGACCCCCTGGATGTGTGTCCCGAAAGTGCAGAGGTAACGCTTACGGATTTTCGGGCCTATCAGACCGTCGTCCTGGATCCTGAGGGTGATGCTCAGATTGACCCAAACTGGGTTGTGCTCAACCAG GGCATGGAAATCGTTCAGACCATGAACAGTGACCCTGGCTTGGCAGTTG gataCACGGCCTTCAATGGTGTGGACTTTGAAGGCACCTTCCATGTGAACACAGTGACTGACGATGACTACGCAGgctttctcttcagttatcaagACAGTGGCCGCTTCTACGTAGTCATGTGGAAGCAGACGGAGCAGACCTACTGGCAGGCTACACCCTTTCGGGCGGTtgcccagcctgggctgcagctCAAG GCAGTGACATCAGTGTCTGGCCCAGGTGAGCACCTCCGAAATGCCCTGTGGCATACTGGCCACACCCCCGATCAGGTACGACTACTGTGGACGGACCCACGAAATGTGGGCTGGCGGGACAAGACCTCCTATCGCTGGCAGCTTCTGCACCGGCCTCAAGTTGGCTACATTCG GGTGAAGCTCTATGAGGGACCCCAGCTTGTGGCAGATTCTGGGGTGATCATTGACACATCCATGCGAGGGGGGCGTCTTGGTGTATTCTGCTTTTCTCAAGAAAACATCATTTGGTCCAATCTCCAGTATCGATGCAATG ACACAGTGCCTGAGGACTTTGAGCCATTCCGGAGGCAGCTGCTCCAGGGAAGGGTGTGA
- the THBS3 gene encoding thrombospondin-3 isoform X1, which yields METQELRGALALLLLCSFASASQDLQVIDLLTVGESRQMVAVAEKIRTALLTAGDIYLLSTFRLPPKQGGVLFGLYSRQDNTRWLEASVVGKINKVLVRYQREDGKVHAVNLQQAGLADGRTHTVLLRLRGPSRPSPALHLYVDCKLGDQHAGLPALAPIPPAEVDGLEIRTGQKAYLRMQGFVESMKIILGGSMARVGALSECPFQGDESIHSAVTNALHSILGEQTKALVTQLTLFNQILVELRDDIRDQVKEMSLIRNTIMECQVCGFHEQRSHCSPNPCFRGVDCMEVYEYPGYRCGPCPPGLQGNGTHCSDINECAHADPCFPGSSCINTMPGFHCEACPRGYKGTQVSGVGIDYARASKQVCNDIDECNDGNNGGCDPNSICTNTVGSFKCGPCRLGFLGNQSQGCLPARTCHSPAHSPCHIHAHCLFERNGAVSCQCNVGWAGNGNVCGTDTDIDGYPDQALPCMDNNKHCKQDNCLLTPNSGQEDADNDGVGDQCDDDADGDGIKNVEDNCRLFPNKDQQNSDTDSFGDACDNCPNVPNNDQKDTDGNGEGDACDNDVDGDGIPNGLDNCPKVPNPLQTDRDEDGVGDACDSCPEMSNPTQTDADSDLVGDVCDTNEDSDGDGHQDTKDNCPQLPNSSQLDSDNDGLGDECDGDDDNDGIPDYVPPGPDNCRLVPNPNQKDSDGNGVGDVCEDDFDNDAVVDPLDVCPESAEVTLTDFRAYQTVVLDPEGDAQIDPNWVVLNQGMEIVQTMNSDPGLAVGYTAFNGVDFEGTFHVNTVTDDDYAGFLFSYQDSGRFYVVMWKQTEQTYWQATPFRAVAQPGLQLKAVTSVSGPGEHLRNALWHTGHTPDQVRLLWTDPRNVGWRDKTSYRWQLLHRPQVGYIRVKLYEGPQLVADSGVIIDTSMRGGRLGVFCFSQENIIWSNLQYRCNDTVPEDFEPFRRQLLQGRV from the exons ATGGAGACGCAGGAACTTCGGGGGGCCCTGGCTCTTCTCCTCCTTTGCTCTTTCGCATCTGCCAGTCAGGACCTGCAGG TAATTGACCTGCTGACTGTGGGCGAGTCTCGGCAGATGGTAGCTGTGGCAGAGAAGATCCGGACAGCCCTGCTCACTGCTGGGGACATCTACCTCTTGTCCACCTTCCGCCTGCCCCCCAAGCAGGGTGGTGTCCTCTTTGGCCTCTATTCTCGCCAAGACAACACGCGATGGCTGGAGGCCTCTGTTGTAGGCAAGATCAACAAAG TACTGGTGCGATACCAGCGGGAGGATGGCAAAGTCCACGCCGTGAACCTACAGCAAGCAGGCCTGGCCGATGGTCGCACACACACAGTTCTCCTGCGACTCCGAGGTCCCTCCAGACCCAGCCCTGCTCTACATCTCTATGTGGACTGCAAACTGGGTGACCAACATGCAGGCCTTCCAGCACTGGCCCCCATTCCTCCAGCAGAGGTCGATGGGCTGGAGATTAGGACTGGACAGAAGGCATATTTGAGGATGCAG GGCTTTGTGGAATCTATGAAAATTATTCTGGGTGGGTCCATGGCCCGGGTAGGAGCCCTGAGTGAGTGTCCATTCCAAGGGGACGAGTCCATCCACAGTGCAG TGACCAatgcactgcactccattctAG GGGAGCAGACCAAGGCGCTGGTCACCCAACTCACCCTCTTCAACCAGATCCTGGTGGAGCTGCGGGATGATATACGAGACCAG GTGAAGGAAATGTCCCTGATCCGAAACACCATTATGGAGTGTCAGGTGTGCG GCTTCCATGAGCAGCGTTCCCACTGCAGCCCCAATCCCTGCTTCCGAGGCGTGGACTGCATGGAAGTGTACGAGTACCCAGGCTACCGCTGTGGGCCCTGCCCCCCCGGCCTGCAGGGCAACGGCACCCACTGCAGTGACATAAATGAG TGTGCTCACGCTGACCCCTGTTTCCCGGGCTCCAGCTGCAtcaacaccatgcccggcttccaCTGTGAGGCCTGTCCTCGAGGGTACAAGGGCACACAGGTGTCTGGTGTGGGCATTGACTATGCCCGGGCCAGCAAACAG GTCTGCAATGACATCGACGAATGCAACGATGGCAACAATGGTGGCTGTGACCCAAACTCCATCTGCACCAACACTGTG GGCTCTTTCAAGTGTGGTCCCTGCCGCCTGGGTTTCCTGGGCAACCAGAGCCAGGGCTGCCTCCCAGCCCGGACCTGCCACAGCCCAGCCCATAGTCCCTGCCACATCCATGCTCACTGTCTCTTTGAACGCAATGGTGCAGTGTCCTGCCAG TGTAACGTGGGCTGGGCTGGGAATGGGAACGTATGTGGGACTGACACAGACATCGATGGCTATCCAGACCAAGCACTGCCCTGCATGGACAACAACAAACACTGCAAACAG GACAACTGCCTTTTGACACCCAACTCTGGGCAGGAAGATGCTGATAATGATGGTGTGGGGGACCAGTGTGATGACGATGCTGATGGGGATGGGATCAAGAATGTTGAG GACAACTGCCGGCTGTTCCCCAACAAAGACCAACAGAACTCAGATACAGATTCATTTGGTGATGCCTGTGACAATTGCCCCAACGTTCCCAACAATGACCAGAAGGACACAGATGGCAATGGGGAAGGAGATGCCTGTGACAACGACGTGGATGGGGATG GCATCCCCAATGGATTGGACAATTGCCCTAAAGTCCCCAACCCACTACAGACAGACAGGGATGAGGACGGGGTGGGAGATGCTTGCGACAGCTGTCCTGAAATGAGCAATCCTACCCAG ACAGATGCAGACAGCGACTTGGTGGGGGATGTCTGTGATACCAATGAAGATAG TGATGGGGATGGGCATCAGGACACCAAGGACAACTGCCCACAGCTGCCAAATAGCTCCCAGCTGGACTCAGACAACGATGGACTTGGAGATGAGTGTGATGgggatgatgacaatgatggcaTCCCAGATTACGTGCCTCCTGGTCCTGATAACTGCCGCCTGGTACCCAATCCCAATCAGAAGGACTCAGATG GCAATGGCGTTGGTGATGTGTGCGAGGATGACTTTGACAATGATGCTGTGGTCGACCCCCTGGATGTGTGTCCCGAAAGTGCAGAGGTAACGCTTACGGATTTTCGGGCCTATCAGACCGTCGTCCTGGATCCTGAGGGTGATGCTCAGATTGACCCAAACTGGGTTGTGCTCAACCAG GGCATGGAAATCGTTCAGACCATGAACAGTGACCCTGGCTTGGCAGTTG gataCACGGCCTTCAATGGTGTGGACTTTGAAGGCACCTTCCATGTGAACACAGTGACTGACGATGACTACGCAGgctttctcttcagttatcaagACAGTGGCCGCTTCTACGTAGTCATGTGGAAGCAGACGGAGCAGACCTACTGGCAGGCTACACCCTTTCGGGCGGTtgcccagcctgggctgcagctCAAG GCAGTGACATCAGTGTCTGGCCCAGGTGAGCACCTCCGAAATGCCCTGTGGCATACTGGCCACACCCCCGATCAGGTACGACTACTGTGGACGGACCCACGAAATGTGGGCTGGCGGGACAAGACCTCCTATCGCTGGCAGCTTCTGCACCGGCCTCAAGTTGGCTACATTCG GGTGAAGCTCTATGAGGGACCCCAGCTTGTGGCAGATTCTGGGGTGATCATTGACACATCCATGCGAGGGGGGCGTCTTGGTGTATTCTGCTTTTCTCAAGAAAACATCATTTGGTCCAATCTCCAGTATCGATGCAATG ACACAGTGCCTGAGGACTTTGAGCCATTCCGGAGGCAGCTGCTCCAGGGAAGGGTGTGA